The following coding sequences lie in one Phragmites australis chromosome 8, lpPhrAust1.1, whole genome shotgun sequence genomic window:
- the LOC133925976 gene encoding transcription factor IBH1-like 1, with amino-acid sequence MRAPCCYQSISNISTSFLSQNQETMQGPNANTSKNTMAFKQYFLKNLFLSLRARTEACSFHAMSLRERKRAVKSSADVAMAAARGAGARWPKAILAAPSSSSPSCKVRSRCRRVVRRWRCHKKRRGDADAFGSATSSDIARRLVKRRTMALRKVIPGGDAAMDEASLLREAMDYVVHLRAQVDVLRRVSEAVQRSSRLRGSCSVCAVKEEEPSSMKECGELVIDGSEEEDRVHAFGKETMADI; translated from the exons ATGAGAGCCCCTTGCTGCTACCAATCTATCAGCAACATTTCTACATCTTTCCTGAGCCAGAATCAAGAAACGATGCAAGGCCCTAACGCCAACACGAGCAAAAACACCATGGCATTCAAGCAATACTTCCTCAAGAACCTGTTCCTGAGCCTCCGGGCACGCACAGAGGCATGCTCCTTCCACGCCATGAGCCTCCGGGAGAGGAAGCGCGCCGTCAAGTCCTCGGCCGacgtcgccatggccgccgcgcgTGGCGCCGGCGCGAGGTGGCCCAAGGCCATCTTGGCCGCCCCGTCGTCGTCCAGCCCGTCGTGCAAGGTGAGGAGTAGGTGCAGGAGGGTTGTGAGGAGGTGGCGCTGCCACAAGAAGAGGAGAGGCGATGCTGATGCTTTTGGTAGCGCGACGAGCAGCGACATTGCAAGGAGGCTGGTGAAGAGGAGGACCATGGCGCTCAGGAAGGTGATACCCGGTGGGGACGCCGCCATGGACGAGGCCTCGCTGCTCCGTGAAGCCATGGACTACGTCGTCCATTTACGCGCCCAGGTCGACGTGCTCCGCCGCGTCTCGGAAGCCGTGCAAAGATCCAGCCGCCTCCG GGGTTCTTGTTCTGTGTGTGCAGTCAAAGAAGAGGAGCCTTCAAGTATGAAGGAATGTGGTGAACTAGTGATTGATGGTTCAGAAGAGGAGGATCGTGTGCATGCATTTGGAAAGGAAACCATGGCTGATATCTGA